The proteins below come from a single Panicum hallii strain FIL2 chromosome 7, PHallii_v3.1, whole genome shotgun sequence genomic window:
- the LOC112899159 gene encoding uncharacterized protein LOC112899159 isoform X1 — MRVEMENLVHQGSFREKGQGSKQHLHCTGNGSVRGPSRERARMRGTHPSRQAPAPLATFPALSITPFRSPLPPPVPRQAPGRQPRRHGRRPAPPRESRRKALQVLGHGTTMVGVGVESPAPHAARMLRPGRVSAKRSWPPGCGRPPPAPPPAPAPAAAAGDGENGVDGGAGVLSGRAGEAIAPAAVSPPSQNGSLLRQQGSGNKGEEAVGPAAVSPVAQNGALPRQQGMDKMEEAVGPAVASTVTQKDDMPPQPGSNKVEEAAAPAAVSPAVQNGDLPQQQGSDKVQEAAALAAAQNGAPHQQVRNKVEELVVPAAASPAACNGSRSHAMPQLGPQRAGEDGDKGENKEAQLLSDAGVLSLDGQEGNRVFEVAAPPVKVLESCGIVGAASSAQNGGDGAVCLAVKEQGDGGSAKVGREEVAADGDAMEMGNRTGGGDLERKENGVAGSRAKRWLTSAVNPPPKNRAVSAVRKFPPGCGRTAVTTKGSGVLEVSPVQTFPSGCRRSAVTITDSGDQEGLLLEATPVTSSDTMVSIPVLGGAAASTLAQEASNEKLEGKRMVDEGHNWAHNRVQVLDDFVGTEQDGDLQLNVVAKATLGNSSNEKMKGTHSPHEGKHVARVVVDDKMKNKLEGSFNRSTLRTPLSDPIDAKTKGKSLESDETTVALLCDAKACVAEKMQSKTLSTKKEVTCSNVKVKQNKVARKLKGDGIGKGNLHRSDRESKFGKHVGTNQIEENNGLNLVPDQLIVQALMAPDRCPWSRGRKSVARASKSLPRMNKLKGQYSTPRKLLTGKVASSEPINDETMEDNDNSNLEDDDNSKALVMYGEKREICVTVPPSVPDDSKALVVYGEKREICVTVPPSVPFGSHHRQLGDHDVDARSKVRKLLQLFQAICRKLMQVEEQGIRSVGRIDLEAMYALKKDPIYKKLGAIVGNVPGVEVGDEFHFRVELSIVGLHRPNQAGIDTSKVNGVLVAISIVASGGYPDELSSSDELIYTGSGGKAGGNKDADDQKLERGNLALKNCIETKTPVRVIHGFKGQTKSKLGPSRGKQTSTFIYDGLYEVVECWKEGPKGEMVFKYKLRRIAGQPELALHTVKATRKSKVREGLCLPDISQGSERIPICVINTIDDMRPAPFKYITKVIYPTWYEKELPAGCDCTNGCSDSIRCACVVKNGGEIPFNFNGAIVEARPLIYECGPSCRCPPSCHNRVSQHGIKIPLEIFKTGKTGWGVRSLSSISSGSFICEYTGELLEDGEAEKRQNDEYLFDIGSNYHDEELWEGLKSVVGVQSSTLSSKTMEGFTIDAAEWGNVGRFINHSCSPNLYAQNVLWDHDDMRMPHVMFFAVENIPPLQELTYHYNYKVGEVHDKNGNEKVKNCYCGASDCFGRLY; from the exons ATGAGAGTGGAAATGGAAAATCTCGTCCACCAGGGTTCGTTTCGCGAAAAAGGG CAAGGCAGCAAGCAGCACCTGCACTGCACCGGAAACGGAAGCGTCCGAGGGCCGAgccgcgagcgcgcgcgcaTGCGTGGCACGCACCCCTCCCGCCAGGCGCCCGCCCCGCTCGCCACCTTCCCAGCTCTCTCCATCACCCCTTTCCGCTCCCCACTTCCTCCCCCAGTCCCCCGCCAGGCGCCAGGCCGCCAGCCTCGCCGCCACGGCAgacgccccgcgccgccccgcgaaTCTCGGAGAAAAG CCTTGCAGGTTTTGGGACACGGCACGACGATGGTGGGGGTCGGGGTGGAGTCGCCGGCGCCGCACGCGGCGCGCATGTTGAGGCCTGGGAGGGTCTCCGCCAAGCGGTCCTGGCCGCCCGGGTGCGGCCGTCCCCCGCCTGCGCCCCCGCCCGCACCGgcccccgcggccgcggccggcgatGGGGAGAACGGCGTGgatggcggcgccggcgtcctGAGCGGCAGAGCGGGTGAGGCGATCGCCCCTGCCGCCGTTTCGCCTCCGTCCCAGAACGGCTCCCTGCTTCGGCAGCAGGGCTCGGGGAATAAGGGGGAGGAGGCGGTCGGCCCCGCCGCCGTTTCACCCGTTGCCCAGAACGGCGCCCTGCCTCGGCAGCAGGGGATGGATAAGATGGAGGAGGCGGTCGGCCCCGCCGTTGCTTCAACTGTGACTCAGAAGGACGACATGCCTCCGCAGCCGGGGTCTAATAAGGTTGAGGAGGCGGCTGCCCCCGCTGCTGTTTCACCTGCGGTTCAGAACGGCGACCTGCCTCAGCAGCAGGGGTCTGATAAGGTCCAGGAAGCTGCCGCTTTAGCTGCAGCGCAGAATGGGGCCCCTCATCAGCAGGTGCGAAACAAGGTGGAGGAGCTGGTTGTTCCTGCAGCTGCTTCGCCTGCCGCATGCAACGGCTCCCGCTCGCATGCCATGCCTCAGTTGGGTCCTCAGAGGGCAGGGGAGGATGGAGACAAGGGGGAGAATAAAGAGGCACAATTGCTGAGTGATGCAGGCGTGCTGTCGTTGGATGGTCAGGAGGGGAACAGGGTGTTTGAGGTGGCTGCACCACCGGTAAAGGTACTGGAGAGTTGTGGCATTGTTGGTGCTGCTAGTTCTGCGCAGAATGGTGGTGACGGTGCTGTTTGTTTGGCAGTCAAGGAGCAGGGAGATGGTGGCAGTGCCAAGGTGGGGAGGGAGGAGGTTGCTGCTGATGGGGATGCCATGGAAATGGGAAACAGAACAGGTGGTGGTGATTTAGAGAGGAAGGAAAATGGAGTTGCAGGAAGTAGAGCAAAGAGATGGTTGACGTCCGCTGTGAATCCACCACCCAAGAATAGGGCGGTCTCAGCAGTACGCAAATTTCCACCTGGCTGTGGGAGGACTGCTGTTACCACCAAAGGCAGTGGAGTTTTGGAGGTCTCACCCGTACAGACATTTCCTTCTGGCTGCAGAAGGTCTGCTGTTACTATTACAGACAGTGGAGATCAAGAGGGTTTGCTGTTAGAAGCCACACCTGTCACTAGCAGTGACACCATGGTGTCAATTCCAGTTTTAGGTGGGGCTGCTGCTTCAACATTAGCACAAGAGGCCTCTAATGAGAAATTGGAAGGCAAGAGAATGGTGGATGAAGGTCATAACTGGGCTCATAATAGAGTCCAAGTTCTAGATGATTTTGTTGGTACTGAACAAGATGGTGACCTGCAGCTAAATGTTGTCGCAAAAGCTACACTGGGAAATAGTTCCAATGAGAAGATGAAGGGGACACACTCACCGCATGAAGGGAAGCATGTAGCACGGGTAGTGGTGGATGATAAGATGAAAAATAAACTTGAAGGAAGCTTCAATAGGAGTACTCTTAGGACACCTTTGAGTGATCCCATTGATgcaaaaacaaaaggaaagagTTTGGAGAGTGACGAGACAACTGTGGCATTGCTTTGTGATGCAAAGGCCTGTGTGGCAGAGAAGATGCAAAGTAAGACTTTGAGCACTAAAAAAGAAGTGACATGCTCAAATGTGAAAGTAAAGCAAAACAAGGTTGCTCGTAAGCTGAAGGGTGATGGTATAGGCAAGGGCAACTTACATAGGTCCGATAGGGAGTCCAAGTTTGGAAAACATGTTGGAACCAATCAAATTGAAGAAAATAATGGTCTGAACCTTGTGCCTGACCAACTAATTGTTCAAGCATTGATGGCTCCTGACAGATGCCCTTGGTCACGAGGAAGAAAGTCTGTTGCTAGGGCTTCCAAATCCCTTCCTCGTATGAATAAGCTTAAGGGACAATATTCTACTCCAAGAAAATTATTGACAGGAAAAGTGGCCTCCAGTGAACCGATCAACGATGAGACAATGGAGGACAATGACAATTCTAACCTGGAAGATGATGACAACTCCAAGGCGCTAGTCATGTATGGAGAAAAGCGAGAAATATGTGTTACGGTTCCTCCATCTGTTCCTGATGACTCCAAGGCGCTAGTCGTGTATGGAGAAAAGCGAGAAATATGTGTCACGGTTCCTCCATCTGTTCCTTTTGGGTCACACCATAGGCAACTTGGGGACCATGATGTGGATGCTCGAAGCAAAGTTAGGAAGTTGCTCCAATTGTTCCAGGCAATATGTCGAAAGCTTATGCAAGTTGAGGAACAAGGTATTCGCAGTGTTGGGAGGATTGACTTAGAAGcaatgtatgctttaaagaaaGACCCTATCTATAAAAAGCTTGGGGCCATTGTGGGAAATGTTCCTGGTGTTGAAGTTGGCGATGAATTTCATTTTAGAGTTGAGCTATCTATAGTTGGTCTCCATCGCCCGAATCAAGCAGGTATTGACACTTCTAAGGTGAATGGTGTTCTAGTTGCTATAAGTATTGTTGCTTCTGGAGGCTATCCTGATGAGCTATCAAGCTCAGATGAACTAATATACACTGGCTCCGGAGGAAAGGCTGGCGGCAATAAAGATGCAGACGATCAAAAGCTGGAACGGGGTAATCTCGCTTTGAAGAATTGCATAGAAACCAAGACCCCGGTTCGAGTGATTCATGGGTTCAAAGGTCAAACTAAAAGCAAACTTGGTCCATCTAGAGGCAAGCAAACCTCGACTTTTATTTATGATGGGTTGTACGAGGTGGTGGAATGTTGGAAAGAAGGCCCGAAAGGTGAGATGGTCTTCAAGTACAAGCTACGGAGGATTGCAGGACAACCAGAATTAGCCCTTCACACAGTCAAGGCGACGAGGAAATCCAAAGTTCGTGAAGGTCTTTGTTTGCCTGATATATCTCAGGGAAGCGAGAGGATACCCATATGTGTCATCAACACAATTGATGACATGAGGCCAGCGCCATTTAAatacatcaccaaggtcatatATCCAACTTGGTATGAAAAAGAACTTCCAGCGGGTTGTGACTGCACAAATGGCTGCTCGGACTCTATTAGATGTGCTTGTGTGGTGAAGAATGGAGGGGAAATCCCATTCAATTTCAATGGTGCAATCGTCGAGGCCAGGCCTCTCATATATGAATGCGGTCCATCGTGCAG GTGCCCTCCATCATGCCACAATAGGGTGAGTCAGCATGGTATCAAAATTCCACTAGAAATTTTCAAGACCGGTAAGACAGGTTGGGGTGTAAGATCCCTCAGTTCTATATCTTCAGGCAGTTTCATATGCGAGTATACCGGTGAGCTCTTGGAAGATGGAGAAGCTGAAAAGAGACAGAATGATGAGTATCTATTTGATATTGGTAGTAACTACCATGATGAAGAACTTTGGGAGGGGCTAAAATCAGTGGTTGGTGTACAATCTTCTACCTTGTCCTCCAAGACAATGGAAGGCTTCACAATAGATGCAGCTGAGTGGGGTAATGTGGGAAGATTCATCAACCATAGTTGTTCACCGAACCTCTATGCCCAAAATGTTCTCTGGGACCATGATGACATGAGGATGCCACATGTTATGTTTTTTGCTGTTGAGAATATCCCGCCACTACAGGAGCTGACCTACCATTATAATTATAAGGTAGGTGAGGTCCATGACAAGAATGGCAATGAGAAGGTTAAAAATTGCTACTGCGGCGCCTCTGATTGCTTTGGCAGGCTCTACTAG